One Avibacterium avium genomic window carries:
- the dapA gene encoding 4-hydroxy-tetrahydrodipicolinate synthase, with protein MSANNPLFYGSITALITPMDQYGEVDFDALKKLVEHHINAGTHAIVSVGTTGESATLSIEENVKTILKTLEFADGRIPVIAGTGANATSEAITMTKLLNGSGVAGCLSVVPYYNKPTQEGMYQHFKAIAESTDLPQILYNVPGRTGSDMQPETVARLAKIKNIVGIKEATGDVSRVAKIKQLAGDDFIVLSGDDATGLESMKAGGEGVISVTNNIAAADMAKMCNLALAGKFDEAEEINQRLMPLHKDLFVESNPIPVKWAAYKLGLIPEPVLRLPLTVLSESAQPIMLKALQAAKLL; from the coding sequence TCACGCCAATGGATCAATATGGTGAAGTGGATTTTGATGCGTTAAAGAAACTCGTTGAGCATCATATCAATGCAGGAACGCACGCGATTGTTTCAGTGGGAACAACAGGTGAATCAGCAACATTAAGCATTGAAGAAAATGTAAAAACCATCTTGAAAACCCTTGAATTTGCAGACGGTCGCATTCCTGTGATTGCAGGCACTGGTGCAAATGCGACCAGTGAGGCCATCACAATGACGAAATTATTAAATGGCAGTGGGGTGGCTGGTTGTTTATCTGTTGTGCCTTATTACAATAAACCAACCCAAGAAGGAATGTATCAGCACTTTAAAGCCATTGCAGAAAGCACTGATTTACCCCAAATTTTATACAATGTGCCGGGCCGTACGGGCAGTGATATGCAACCTGAAACGGTGGCCCGCTTAGCGAAAATAAAAAATATTGTGGGTATCAAAGAAGCAACAGGTGATGTAAGTCGCGTGGCTAAAATTAAACAGCTCGCTGGTGATGATTTCATTGTATTAAGCGGTGATGATGCAACCGGCTTAGAAAGTATGAAAGCAGGCGGTGAAGGTGTTATTTCTGTAACCAACAATATTGCCGCAGCAGATATGGCAAAAATGTGTAATTTAGCCCTTGCTGGTAAATTTGATGAAGCGGAAGAAATTAATCAACGCTTAATGCCACTTCACAAAGATCTATTTGTGGAATCAAACCCAATTCCAGTGAAATGGGCGGCTTATAAACTTGGGTTAATTCCAGAACCTGTGCTACGTTTACCACTCACTGTATTAAGTGAAAGCGCACAGCCAATTATGCTCAAAGCACTTCAAGCGGCGAAATTATTATAA